ACATGAATGAGCTGCACGACAAAAAGAGTAGCATCACAAGGCTGGCAGCACGTCATTATAGCCATGACAGATCATGGCCCATGCTCGGATACATGCAAACTTGTGTCAGATGGACTTTCTAGCACAACAACAGAAACATACAACACAAATGCAGAAACTGCAAGCGTTTTGCTTTAAGCAAAAGCTATCATTATCTTACTTCAAAGATCGACTGCCCGCATTTTGAAATAAATTCTGGCAAATCCGAAGGCCCCAATTGGTTGAAGGTGGATTGAAGCAAAGGTAACCGATATTGTTATTAGAGTGCCCATTTCTAGATATGTGCCTATTATACAAAAATCAGAAAACAAGATCGGCCAAGAAATGGATTTATTTGCCACCATGCAGCGGCAGCAAGACTTGGCAAGTGTTTTTTTTATCCAAGACAACTAATATTGAAACTACAAGTACCCTGATCATCGCTTATTATACTGACTCAAGGATGAGAGCACAAAATTGACTAAACGCATTATACAAAGGCTACAATAGGATAAGATCAAAGCTTATTATGAGATAACAGTATAATTAATATGGAGGCCCAAGGATTCAGCAGATTCGGGTGGGATGAATTAAGCAAGAGGGGCATACCCTGATCAGCCTGTACTTGGGCTCGAACTTCTTGGCAGCCTCGAGGTTATCGTAGATGAGGCCGAAGCCGGTGGACTTGCCGCCTCCGAAGTGGGTGCGGAACTTGAACACAAAGATGCAGTTCGAGTCCTTCACCTCATAAATCTTGGCCAGACGCTCCTTGAGATCCGCCTGTGACACACGCGGATCAGCCTAAACTCGCATCGAAAATCAACGAGCCCAAAGATGACAACGATCTTGGCAGTATGGAGGGCGCACCTTGGACACGTTGGCGCGGCCGGGGTGGATCACCTCGAGCACGAATTGCTTGCGTGAGAGGAGACGGTTCGTCATGAACTTACGGGTGCGGAGAGTCACCGCAGGCGCCGTCTTAGCGTCCGCCATGATTGCTGCTGATGCCCGAGGTGCTTCCTCTTCGCAGGGATTACTAGCTACGGCAGCGGCGCGAgtgagtggcggcggcggcagggctaGCGCGTGGCGTGGAAGATGCGGTTTTATATACAGGTGGAAACCTAGGTCGTTCCTAGCAGAAGGGCTTATATGGGCTCTAAGATAGTTGGGCTCAAAAGAATTGTGGGCCAATTTTAAGGGACCTGATTTCTGTGGTTACAAATGATATGGATCTCTGCTTTTGAAATAAACGGCCCAATTTTAAGCGACCTGATTTCTG
Above is a window of Triticum aestivum cultivar Chinese Spring chromosome 6B, IWGSC CS RefSeq v2.1, whole genome shotgun sequence DNA encoding:
- the LOC123137260 gene encoding 40S ribosomal protein S24-1 — encoded protein: MADAKTAPAVTLRTRKFMTNRLLSRKQFVLEVIHPGRANVSKADLKERLAKIYEVKDSNCIFVFKFRTHFGGGKSTGFGLIYDNLEAAKKFEPKYRLIRNGLATKVEKSRKQIKERKNRTKKIRGVKKTKAGDAKKK